Proteins found in one Candidatus Hydrogenedentota bacterium genomic segment:
- a CDS encoding OmpA family protein has protein sequence MRHNMTVCIRTRAAWSAFVALMFIAGMGCATTRNVVVLVPDPDGRLGSAQVTNAGGSESLTRSGDSTALKSASAAPSAPKPMSAANIQKIFAPALAAEPAPPIKYLIYFRRDSANPDEASQETIGKVLAAIKERDSRDISVVGHTDRSGDDAYNLKLSIERATHIRDLLVQAGVPNDLIEVKSHGEGNPLIPTADGVEEPRNRRVEVVVR, from the coding sequence ATGCGACACAACATGACAGTCTGTATCCGAACGCGCGCCGCTTGGAGCGCCTTTGTCGCGCTTATGTTCATTGCCGGGATGGGGTGTGCGACTACGAGGAACGTGGTTGTGCTGGTTCCAGACCCCGACGGCCGCCTTGGAAGTGCGCAAGTGACGAATGCGGGGGGCTCCGAGAGCCTGACACGTTCGGGCGATAGCACTGCACTCAAGAGTGCGTCTGCCGCGCCCAGCGCACCGAAACCCATGAGCGCGGCGAATATCCAGAAGATTTTCGCCCCGGCCTTGGCCGCCGAACCGGCGCCGCCTATAAAGTATCTAATCTATTTCAGACGCGATTCCGCCAATCCGGATGAGGCATCGCAAGAGACAATCGGGAAAGTGCTGGCCGCAATCAAGGAGCGCGATTCGCGCGACATCAGCGTGGTAGGGCACACCGACCGAAGTGGCGACGATGCCTACAACCTGAAGCTATCCATCGAGCGAGCAACGCACATCCGGGATTTGCTGGTCCAAGCGGGCGTTCCTAACGACCTGATTGAAGTGAAATCACACGGCGAAGGGAATCCCCTGATCCCAACAGCAGATGGAGTGGAGGAACCGCGTAACCGCCGCGTCGAAGTGGTCGTACGATAG
- a CDS encoding CHASE2 domain-containing protein codes for MNHVRRSRLFGKPKAYKGVFLLGLLLAALLATLFVRRPWLIQELDHLVYDTLLRTMRRDPPPSNVVIVDIDEASLRELGQWPWPRYQLAFLVKSIASAQPQSLSIDMMLSEVDRTSLVHIREDLERNLGMTLPLTDIPADLMDNDRMLAQSIKHAPSIMGTWFSFEDADGSVGTPCSAPPVNVVFLRENERIPLPEFPPATSMKCPNAQLLQSAHSIGFLNSIPDSDGRIRRMPLLISMNGGIYPSLALATTLFDLKTNEVFVKVSPAGIECVRIGQRSIPTDRAGNMLLRFSGPGNHFQHISAAAILRGEVSSELLKDKVILLGTSATALRDVQYTPFEKAVSGVELHALAMDMMLRQEYLHSPSWEHGAQWVLALVLGVLVAAGVARLSLVSCAFWCGSAGGLSWFGSQWLLSQKGVFISPVPALSALAVCFVLLTVLRFWHEERRAGRNARALAAAQSYAIGSLTSLAETRDPETGRHIVRTQLYVQLLVKRLARDKGFRKVLPPEVAELIPQCAPLHDVGKVGIPDCILQKPGKLTDEEFQTMKTHTTLGYEALRKAHTFSPSQEEVPFLELACEIAYTHHERWDGKGYPRGLKEEAIPIAGRIMALADVYDALTSKRCYKEGFSHERALEILTQGRGTQFDPRVVDAFLAESAQFETVAKKYADT; via the coding sequence ATGAATCACGTGCGGCGCAGTCGGCTTTTCGGAAAGCCGAAAGCGTACAAGGGAGTCTTTTTACTTGGACTTCTGCTTGCCGCTCTCTTGGCCACTCTGTTTGTCAGAAGACCCTGGCTGATTCAGGAACTCGACCACCTCGTCTACGACACGCTTCTGAGAACGATGCGCCGCGACCCTCCTCCGTCCAACGTGGTCATTGTGGACATCGACGAAGCAAGTCTTCGCGAATTGGGGCAATGGCCCTGGCCCCGATACCAATTGGCCTTCCTTGTTAAGTCGATAGCCTCGGCGCAGCCCCAATCGCTTAGTATTGACATGATGCTCTCGGAGGTGGACCGCACCTCGCTCGTGCACATTCGCGAGGATCTTGAGCGCAATCTTGGAATGACACTTCCGCTTACCGATATCCCCGCTGATCTCATGGACAATGATCGTATGCTGGCTCAATCGATCAAGCATGCGCCCAGCATCATGGGGACTTGGTTCTCCTTTGAGGATGCCGATGGATCCGTGGGTACTCCGTGTTCGGCTCCGCCGGTAAACGTGGTCTTCTTGCGTGAGAACGAGAGGATACCCTTGCCGGAGTTTCCGCCGGCGACTTCAATGAAGTGTCCGAATGCACAACTTCTTCAATCGGCTCATTCGATAGGTTTTCTGAATTCGATTCCCGATTCGGACGGGCGTATCCGCAGAATGCCGCTCCTGATATCCATGAATGGCGGCATCTATCCCTCTTTGGCGCTGGCGACCACGCTCTTCGATCTCAAGACCAATGAAGTCTTCGTCAAGGTCTCGCCTGCAGGAATCGAGTGCGTCCGCATCGGACAGCGCAGTATCCCCACGGATAGGGCTGGCAACATGTTGCTGCGATTCAGCGGGCCGGGCAATCACTTCCAGCATATTTCCGCCGCTGCCATTCTTCGCGGCGAGGTCTCTTCGGAATTGCTCAAGGACAAGGTGATTTTGCTCGGGACTTCGGCGACGGCTCTACGGGACGTGCAGTATACGCCGTTCGAAAAGGCGGTCTCGGGGGTGGAACTGCACGCACTGGCAATGGACATGATGCTGCGCCAGGAATATCTTCATTCGCCTTCGTGGGAGCATGGCGCCCAGTGGGTATTGGCTTTGGTTCTTGGCGTATTGGTGGCGGCTGGCGTCGCACGGCTGTCACTTGTCTCGTGCGCCTTTTGGTGCGGGAGCGCGGGCGGTCTTTCGTGGTTTGGAAGTCAATGGCTGCTTTCGCAAAAAGGAGTCTTCATTTCACCTGTTCCCGCGCTATCCGCTTTGGCGGTGTGCTTTGTTCTTCTGACCGTGCTGCGTTTCTGGCACGAGGAGCGACGCGCCGGCCGGAATGCAAGGGCGCTGGCCGCGGCACAAAGCTATGCTATCGGCTCTCTGACGTCTCTCGCGGAGACACGGGACCCCGAGACCGGCCGCCACATCGTTCGCACGCAACTCTATGTTCAGCTCCTCGTCAAGCGCCTGGCTCGCGATAAGGGGTTCAGAAAAGTACTCCCCCCCGAAGTGGCCGAGCTCATACCGCAGTGCGCGCCGCTGCACGACGTCGGTAAGGTCGGTATACCGGACTGCATACTCCAGAAGCCTGGAAAGCTGACCGACGAAGAATTCCAGACGATGAAGACGCACACCACACTGGGATACGAGGCCCTGCGAAAGGCACACACGTTCTCTCCCTCGCAAGAGGAAGTTCCGTTTCTAGAGTTGGCTTGCGAAATCGCTTACACGCACCATGAGCGGTGGGATGGAAAAGGATATCCCAGAGGACTGAAAGAAGAGGCCATACCCATTGCAGGCAGGATCATGGCATTGGCCGACGTCTATGATGCATTGACCAGCAAACGATGCTACAAGGAAGGCTTCAGCCATGAACGGGCTCTGGAGATTCTCACTCAAGGACGGGGAACGCAATTCGATCCTCGCGTCGTCGATGCCTTCTTGGCAGAAAGTGCTCAATTCGAGACCGTTGCGAAGAAGTATGCCGACACGTAG